In one window of Stigmatopora argus isolate UIUO_Sarg chromosome 19, RoL_Sarg_1.0, whole genome shotgun sequence DNA:
- the frk gene encoding tyrosine-protein kinase FRK, producing the protein MDFKTTFSGCWERVLTCFKKANPRRTTKSNPKKDEVVLEKPETVRKSQPPLMSQENNVENRFVALYDYSARTEEDLSFNAGDILEALNKNGGDWWLAQAHTGISTSKKGYIPANYVAPVESIDAEPWYFPETKRLDAEKMLLTGKNTNGAFLIRNCESQKGELSLSVLDNERVKHYKLKKTELGFYYVSRSKVFETLKKLVHHYSTQADGLCVCLGEPCKKIEAPQTNGLSYNTVDQWEIDRNSIKLLHKLGAGQFGEVYEGIWNDTTAVAVKTLKPGTMDALDFLREAQIMKRLRHTKLIQLYAVCTMEEPIYIITELMKNGSLLEYLQKDKGDKLHLSDQIEMAAQVASGMAFLELHNYIHRDLAARNVLVGENNICKVADFGLARVFQNENVYEAKEGTKFPVKWTAPEAIHNNIFKIKSDVWSFGILLYEIMTFGKMPYPDMNNFQVVQQVPQGYRMPCPHKCPQIMYGIMMDCWKENEHDRPTFETLQWKLEEFFELNATSYDDAAQY; encoded by the exons ATGGATTTTAAAACGACGTTCTCAGGTTGTTGGGAGAGAGTTCTCAcctgttttaaaaaagcaaacccAAGAAGAACTACGAAAAGCAATCCGAAAAAAGATGAGGTCGTGTTGGAAAAGCCAGAAACTGTCCGCAAAAGTCAGCCGCCCTTGATGAGCCAAGAAAACAATGTCGAGAATCGTTTTGTCGCACTTTATGATTACTCTGCGCGAACCGAGGAGGATTTAAGCTTCAATGCAGGTGACATTTTGGAagctttgaataaaaatggaggAGACTGGTGGCTCGCACAAGCGCACACTGGAATTTCAACGTCCAAAAAGGGTTATATCCCCGCAAATTATGTGGCGCCTGTGGAAAGTATCGACGCAGAACC TTGGTATTTTCCGGAGACAAAAAGGCTGGATGCAGAGAAGATGCTGTTAACAGGAAAGAACACGAATGGAGCTTTCCTAATCAGGAACTGTGAAAGCCAGAAAGGGGAGCTGTCCCTTTCAg tgttggaCAATGAGAGGGTGAAGCATTACAAACTAAAGAAAACAGAACTTGGTTTCTACTATGTCTCAAGGAGCAAAGTTTTCGAAACATTGAAGAAGTTAGTGCATCACTACTCGACACAAGCGGATGGgctctgtgtgtgtctgggaGAGCCATGCAAAAAG ATTGAGGCTCCACAGACTAATGGCCTATCTTATAACACTGTGGACCAATGGGAGATTGACCGAAATTCCATCAAGCTCCTCCATAAACTGGGAGCAGGTCAGTTTGGAGAAGTTTATGAAGGCATATGGAATGACACCACGGCAGTTGCAGTGAAGACTCTCAAACCTG GTACCATGGATGCCCTCGACTTTCTAAGAGAGGCTCAAATCATGAAGAGATTAAGGCATACCAAATTAATCCAACTTTATGCTGTCTGCACCATGGAGGAGCCCATCTATATTATTACAGAACTGATGAAGAATGGCAGCTTGTTGGAATACCTCCAAA AGGACAAGGGTGACAAACTCCATCTCTCCGACCAGATTGAGATGGCTGCTCAGGTGGCATCTGGTATGGCTTTTCTGGAGTTGCACAACTATATTCACAGAGATCTTGCTGCCAGGAATGTATTGGTAGGAGAGAACAACATCTGCAAGGTGGCAGACTTTGGTCTCGCCAGGGTCTTTCAG AATGAAAACGTGTATGAGGCAAAAGAAGGGACCAAATTCCCAGTTAAATGGACTGCTCCCGAGGCCATCCAcaacaacattttcaaaattaaatcagATGTCTGGTCATTTGGTATTCTCTTATATGAAATAATGACATTCGGCAAAATGCCGTATCCAg ACATGAACAACTTCCAGGTTGTTCAACAAGTACCCCAAGGCTACAGAATGCCATGTCCCCACAAGTGCCCCCAAATCATGTATGGAATTATGATGGACTGCTGGAAAGAGAATGAACATGACCGTCCCACATTTGAGACATTGCAGTGGAAGTTGGAGGAGTTTTTTGAGTTGAACGCTACATCCTATGATGACGCTGCCCAATATTAG